GATGGAGGGGTGGGAGCCCTGCATCAGTGATGGGGGCAGTCTGCAGTCATGGTGGCTTCTGCTCACAACCACCTGCCCAGTCTTCAAAGAgcagccctcccctccccttttcctccGAGGGGAGACCCCTGCCGCATACCAGGTGTCCCTCTTGTCGGCTGAGATTGTAGGGGAGGCCAGCCCTACAGGCTGGGGGCAACAGAGCCACCCCCAGAGAAGGCGGGAAGTGAAGATTCACCCTGGCCCTCTGGACGCTGGGCTGCTTCTGTGCAAAGCCACTCCAAGAGGACAGCTAGAACTCAGTGTGGCCAGTGCTACTAGGGGCAGTGGCACCTCAGAGGGGTCTTGAGGGGCTgccctgggggtggggctggCACAGATGCCACCTCCAAGGGTAGCAGGAACAAGTGAGGGTCAGAGCTGACTCCCACCAGGGCCCCAGCATCACTTCTTTGAGCTCTGAGGTTCACCTGGGTCTCCCCACAGCTTGGCCACACACTCCTGAGACACGGCCGCCCTTCGGGGGAGAGGTGCCCTGCATGGCAGGAAGAGGCCTCTGGGCGCCTGCCCCAAGGTGGGAGAACCTCCAGGGCTGGCAGCAGAAGGTCTGGAGAGGAACCAGGCTTGGGAAGCtgctgggggcagggcaggcctTGAGAATGGCTCTGTACTCCCTGGGCGGTCACTGGGCCTGGGGTGTCTGGGTGCACACCTGCTCCCCTTGCTGTGGGGGAGGCTGGGGACTCGGGAAGCTGCTGCGGGAGGCAGGCGTGGGGCTCACCTCCACATCCTGCTTGTTGGCCAGCACCAAGACGGGGACACCGCAGAGCGCCTCGCTGGTCACCACCTTCTCTGGGGAGGGCAGGAGAGGCAGTGCCTCACACCCAGCATCCTGCCTCTGACTGCCCAGGGGCCCACAGGTGTGGACGCTGTGACAGCCGCTCCCTCTGCCCCCCCGCCCCGACCCCGTCACCCACTAGGCAGGAGCGCTTCTGACCAGACACTGAGCCTGCCCCAGGCACACAGCTGCCCAAGCTGGACCTGCCCCCACTCACCATCCATCCCTCCCAGAGCAGCCAGGCCGCACTCACCGAACGCCTGCTTGGACTCGGCCAGCCTCTCCTCGTCGGTGGAGTCAATGACGTAGATGACGCCGTGACACTCCGCATAATACTGGGAGGAAGCACCAGGAGTTGGGGCTCAGACCTCACCCTGCCAAGGGCCAGCAGGGCCAGGCCTGTGTCATGGTCACGGTGAGGGGCTCACATGAGGAAGGGGCAAGAGGGCAGCCCCCGACCACAAGACCTTTCTGGGATGCATTCCGGGGTTGCAGGGAGATCTGGTGGAGGTGTCCCCAGACGCTGCTCCTGAGAACCTGCCTGCAACCTTTGGCCTGATGGTGGCCAGAGAAAAAGGTGAAAGACggattgggccaggtgtggtggctcacacttattatcccaacactttgggaggcagaagcaggaggatcacctgagcccaggagttcacggccaacctgggcaacatagtgagactccgtctctacaaaagctTATGGTAACgtgcgtctgtagtcctagctactcgagaggctgaggtgggaggatggcttgagcctgggaggttgaggctgtagtgagctctgatcacgccactgcactccagcctgggtgagaatgagagaccctgtctcaaaaaaaagatagggTTTGGGGGCTGGAGGAACCCAGACCACAGCCTGGCCCATTGAGGGAGTGCACCTGTGGGCTCTGTGCCAGCACCTCGTGCAGGGAGGGAGTGTGGCCATGCGGATGACGAGACTGACCAGCGCCATCTACTAAGTGAGCCCTCCCTGCCAGGACAGGGCCAGAGTCACTGAGCTCAGACCTCTGCAGGCTGGGCTGGTCAGTCCTGGGCTCGCTGGCGACACTGCTGGGCAAGACAGGGCACAGCCCCTGCGGCCTCAGGTACAAGTGCTGAGCCCTGGACCAGATGAGTGCACCTCTATctcaatcagaaaaaaacacagcaaACTCCGCGTCCACGTGGAGCAGACAACGGCTCACATTTGCCACTTTGCCTCCAGGCTGTGCCAGCTCTCCTGTCCAGGCATGAGTGCCCAGAGACCTAGAACTGAATGCTGACCAGGTAGGGCAAGCTGGTGGTCAGTGTGTTAAGACACACACACCCGAGAGCGTGAGAAGCCAGGAGGCACAGCCCAACTCTCCGAAATCCTTAGGGTGTCCGAGCAGGGAGTACCAGCAACCCCATCCCAGTGCCAGACAAGCTTGTGCACCTGCACTTCCCACAGTGGAGAGGAGGAGGCCCAAGGCCaggcccccccacccccaggaacTTCCCACAGTGGAGAGGAGGAGGCCCAAGGCCAGGCACCCTCCAGGGTTCTGCAGGTGGCGaggcccccccccacccccaggaacTTCCCACAGTGGAGAGAAGGAGGCCCAAGACCAGGCGCCCTCCAGGATTCTGCAGGCAGCGAGGCCCCCCACCCCGAGGAACTTCTCTGGCCTGCAGACAGGTCCCACACAGAGGCCGCCAGCCCCACAAGGAACCCTGCAGTGTGCAGGCTGTCTGCTGCTGACACAAGGGAGCAGGCGGACCCTAAGGTGGAGACCTCTGTGGTGGGAGGGACGGCTCtgtggaggctgcagcaagcccaGTGAGAGAATCTCCACGTGGCCCCTGGGGCTTCTGAGCAGGGTGGCAGAAGGTTCATGTGCAACCGGGTCCTGGACCATGGGACCACGTGGCCAGAGCCACCCATCACACCTACCAGGCACAAGGTGCACAGCCCAGCAGGGCCACAGTGGATGGGAACGGCACCTCAGGGCTGAGTGCAGGCAGGACCCAGAGCCCCACGCCCCAGTGGAGGCGTCACAGCAATGGTCATTGTGGGGTACCTCacaaggaaggggaagagggaggtgTCCAAGCGTGGCTCCTGGCTGGCCAGCTGGCCCCAGCGGAGCAGTCAGAGGGACTGTGGGTCTGAGTTTTTCTCCCCAGCAGCAATGAGAGCTCCCCAACTGCAAAGTTCTGGCCAGCCTGAGAGACTAGTGTTACAGCAAAGAACCCAGGAGCTGAGGTCCTGGCACACGCCACACATGTGGACACCAACCCAGGGTCCAGCCCCAGGATGAGGTCAGTTCGCAACGACAGCCCTCTCTGTGGGGGCCTCTGCACAAGGATGCGGGATACAGGAACCAGGGTGGGAGCTGGGGCCTCCCTTCCGGTCCCTCCCAGTGACCTAGGGGGGTCTCTGCTGCTGATCCTCCCAGCTCTGAGCTCAGCAGGGTCAGGAGTCCCGGCCACTAGAGCAGCACATACTCAGCAGACATGCTGACACTAGAGCAACCACATACTCAGCAGACACGCTGAATGATGAGCCACAGCTGCCTCATGGGCATTACTTGCACCTCATGTCTAGGAGACCCTGGTGGGCAGGAGATGGGGCTGCCATCCCACAGCTGGGGACCCAGGGAGCCACTGGCCCCACCAAGATGGTGTCTGGAGAAGGGCTCAGACTGCCAGGAAGTCACACCCCAGCAGAAGTGGTAGTGAACTGGGGGGGCACTCCAGGAAGAATGCAGCCCCAAGACCAGCAGCAAGGATGGGCTATAGTGGCCCCCTTAAGTCTCCCTCTTCCAGTTTCGCCTTAAGAGAGGCCCTCAGGACCTTGGAGGAGCCCCTCTCCAACGTGGAAGTGTGGGTCCATGCAGGGCCGCAGCTGCGGCCAGTGCAGGCATCTCTGGCCCCACTGTATTCTTGCTTCATGTTGGAGAACACTGCACCAGCGGATGGCCTCATTTTGGTTTCTGTGGGATCCACTTTGGCTGCAAAGAGCCATGCTGCCAGGTCACACCTGCCCAGGGCAGCCCACAGTGGGGACCCACCAGGCGATGGTGTGAAGTCCTGGCCAGCCTGGCCCCACGTGGCACAGCATAGCCAGTTCTCCTCCAGAGCTCCCTGCTGGGCCAACCACAGCTCTGCGGATCCTGCAGCCTGAGTCGacctctcctctcctgtcctcGCTGCCTTCCTGGTGCTGACCCCCAATGTACATCCTGTACCTCAACCTGTCTCAGCATCTGTGCCTGAGACACCAGCCTGTGACAAGATCATCATCGTCTGTGTCACTCCCCAAGCATGCCGGGCACTGGACACACAGGCCCTGACTCAGCTTGTCCTGTCTGACTTCAGTGGTCCTACAGGATCTATCAGAGATCACTTGGCCATGGGAGAAATGCCTTCTTGGCTAGAAGTCACAGCAGGACGGGACACTTTGGGGGGGCCTAGGAAAGGGGAACTGGGATCAAAAAGGAGATCAGGACCTGGGCACTCAGCTCTAGAGATGGCAGCTGGCAAGCATCAGGGCAGTCAAGGCACTGGGGCCACCCCACACCCGCTGTGCCAGCCTAGGGCAGGGAGTCCCAGGAAGCCACAGGCTCTGCCCTGCTCAGTGCTGGACTCAGTGCCTGGCCCAGGCTGAGAAAGAGATAAACTGCAGCCTGGGGGGTGTGGGGAAGGGGCACCACACTGGGATCTCAGAAATGCCCAAAACCTGTGCCAAAATAGGAGACTGCCGCTGTGAGACCCTGAGGAGTCTTCTGGTGATCACGGAAGAACAAATGTTAAGCTAGAACTGAGGGAACCTCATCAGGGGAGAGGCAGCCGTCCTGCCATCCCCACATCTGGTCTTTGCCATTTCTGTGTCCTGTGGTGGTTAGCAGCAAGGTCTCTGAGCCGAAAGGAGGCACTCACTTTGGAGGAGTGCAGGGTCCCCGGGTCCCCACACTTTGTCTTGTCCTGACTAAGAAACAGACTGCCCTGACCTCTCTGACCTGGCCAGCGAGGTTGCCCTTAGGCTCAAACCCAAGCCAGGGTTTGAACATTCCCAGACACTTCTAAGATGTTTAGGTTGTTAACATAATGTTCAGGTTTCAAAACATTGAAAGAAACTAGCCCCAGCCCTGAACCCAGTTCCCCCCGGCTTCAGGCATGACCAGTGAACACGCTCTTCTCTCGCTGGTCACCTGAGGATGCCGCACTCTGTCAACAGGTTCCCCTAATACGTGCTCTAACCTGAGGATGCCGCACTCTGTCAACAGGTTCCCCTAACACATGCTCTGATCTGATCGCCTTGGCATTTAGTGATTCTTTCCCTGGAATCTCCACTGGCCCCATCGCAGTGAACTCCCAAGTGGGAAACTCCCCTACCACCACTTTTGGGGCAACTTTAGCTAAGGGTTCGGCTGGGACAAAACGGAGCCACTCGGGAACCTGGGACAGGACCAGAGGGAAAACCGCAGGGACAGAGTGGGTAAGGAAAGCTGCTGAGGAAGGGCCCAAAGGGTGCACTCTGGAAAGAAATGGCACtggagggctggggtgggggtggtcctGGCCAGGGAGTCTTACCTTGTCCCACAAAGACTGCAGCTCTTCCTGCCCTCCTAAGTCCCAGAACATGAGCCGAGCCTTTCCCACATCCACAGTGCCGACTGGGGAGAGGAGGAAACAGGCAAGGCTCGTGACCTTGGTCCTCGACACACCCAGTCCCAGCTCTCCCAGGGGATGGGGCAAACCATGCTGGTGCCACTCAAATGAGACTTGAGAGGGGCCCGACAGGGCTGTGGCCACGGGCCAGCTGGACTGTGAACATCACGGCATCCTCAAGGCCCCAAACCCACAGCCCTGCTATTTAGACCCCTTACTGTTTAGACCCACGGTGGTGGTGATTTTGGATAGACTCATCCCCTTGTAGTTCTTGTTAAATCGGGTTTTCGACTGCTCCAGGAAGGtctgaggagagagggagaggcaaaCACATCAAGTAGGGGCTACACTGGCTTCCCAAATATCCTTACTCAGGTCTgttctttaaaagacaaaaacagaaacagagcaacactctgctCTTCAGGAAGCTGGTGGTGACTATCCTGCCGTCTCAGGTGAAATTTGGGTTCTGTCTGGGTAGTGAACATGCAGCTGACAGCACAAAACCGAAGGGGGCGCCACCAGGCCGCGGGAAAGGTGCGCGCAAGGGAGTGGGCACTCACCGTCTTCCCAGCATTGTCCAGGCCCAGGATCAGGATGCAGTACTCGTCCTTCTGAAACATGTACTTGTACAAGCCCGACAGCAGCGTGTACATCCTGCCCTGGGCACCCCAACATATGTCAGTGTGCAGCCAGAACGCACCTCCCCTCCCCGGGCTTCTCCACGGTGGTCAGTGGCGCCCCACGTCCAGCTGACCGCTCAGGACGAGAGCCTGGGGGCCATTTCCGACTCCTCGTCCCTCTTCCACCCCATCCATCCCTCTGTAACTTCTCCCAGGTCAGCCGCCACTCTGTCCTTCTGCTCACAGCAATGACTGCGACCTTTCCGAATACACATCGGTTCCGGTCCCTCCCCTGCTCGCGGGACTACCCAGCCAGTGTTCACAGTGAGCTCAGCTGCGCTCCCGCCCTCCCCCGAGGTTTCGCTCCCACGCTTCACGCGCGCGGAACGGGGAACACACTCGCTGCAGCCCCGCCTGGGCTTTACCTGCAGTTACCACAGCACCCTCGAGCGTCAGCCCCGCGCCCCACCCGGGAGCAGCGAGCCGCCGGCGCGCTCCCCAGGAGCCCCTGCGGGCGCCGGGTAGGGACGCCCCATCACCCCATTTCTTAAAACGGGGACGGCCTGGGGGGAGCGGACTACAGGGCGGGTGAGCAGCGGCCCGGCTGCTCCTGGAGTGCACCCGGAGGCGGCGCGCGGCAGGCAGGGAACGACTGCGAAGGAAGAACCCGGGTCGCGGCCCCCGGCTACGTCCGCCCCATGCCGCGGCCGCCAGGTTTGAGGCTCGCCGACAAGCAGCTAAAGCTGGCTCCTGTCACACCCGCGTCCCACCTCGAGTCCTGGGCCGCCCCTCGGGCCTCGCGCCCCACCCCACAGCCTGCGGCCTACCTGCGTCCGCCGCGCCCTCGGAGCCGCTGCTGCTGACCCCCGCTGACCTCCGCTGACCCCGCGCTAACCCCGCGCGGCGCCTGACGGGACGCGGACCGGCCTCAGAGAATGAGCTGAACCGCGTCCCGGCGGCCTCCGCGCCCCGCTTCCCGGCTGCCCCCGCGCGCCAAGCACTTCCGGAAGCGGCGGCGCTCGGGAGGAAGTGCCCGTCGGCTGCTGGGGCGAAAAGGGGGCGCCGGGCCGCTCTAGCCGGTGAGGAAACCGCTAGAGCTGCGGTTGCGGCTGGGAAACCGCGCGGAGGAGGTGCCCGGCCGGGGACCAGGGGGCCGCGGTTTGCGGGGACGCCGCCCTGGCCAGACGGAAGAGACGCCGGGCGGGGGGGCGCGGCCGGCCTGGAAGGCGGCGGGCGCGGCGGAGGGCCGGGCGGCGGGGCGCCCCGCGGGGAGGGGGCTCCGGAGTGGCGCGGGACCCTGCTAGCGGCGAGCCCACGGCGGCTCGGAAGGGAAGCGCGGAGCCTGAGCGGGGGTACCCGGGCTGCGACCTCTGCGCTGGGAGCTGTGCCTCTGAGCCGGTGTCTCCCCGAGGGAAAGGGGACGTGCCCGTGCCCGTTCCCGTGCCCGCCCTCAGCCTGTGGGGTCGGTCCCGAGACGCGGGGCTCACCTGGCTTCTCTTCTCGCAGCCCTGGTCCAGCGCCTCCCTCTCTCAGCATGGACGAGGAGAGCCTGGAGTCGGCCTTGCAGACCTACCGTGCGCAGTTGCAGCAGGTGGAGCTGGCCCTGGGCGCCGGCCTGGATTCGTCTGAGCAGGCGGACCTGCGCCAGCTGCAGGGGGACCTGAAGGAGCTCATCGAGCTCACCGAGGCCAGCTTGGTGTCTGTCAGGAAGAGCAGGTTGCTGGC
This window of the Pongo abelii isolate AG06213 chromosome 21, NHGRI_mPonAbe1-v2.0_pri, whole genome shotgun sequence genome carries:
- the ARFRP1 gene encoding ADP-ribosylation factor-related protein 1, translated to MYTLLSGLYKYMFQKDEYCILILGLDNAGKTTFLEQSKTRFNKNYKGMSLSKITTTVGLNIGTVDVGKARLMFWDLGGQEELQSLWDKYYAECHGVIYVIDSTDEERLAESKQAFEKVVTSEALCGVPVLVLANKQDVETCLSIPDIKTAFSDCTSKIGRRDCLTQACSALTGKGVREGIEWMVKCVVRNVHRPPRQRDIT